From Penicillium psychrofluorescens genome assembly, chromosome: 6, one genomic window encodes:
- a CDS encoding uncharacterized protein (ID:PFLUO_009016-T1.cds;~source:funannotate) — translation MAPGTGRDFNCSWEHCGKSFNRKSDLCRHYRIHTNERPYNCDVEGCNKSFIQRSALTVHSRTHTGEKPHVCDQEGCQKAFSDSSSLARHRRIHTGKRPYICQEPSCERSFCRKTTLTKHQHRSHPPGSQSRPSSEETASPHSYTHHPPGTLSMPPNEQYMLAQQPYYPQATPTPAHEFYSPPQSVPMNSVPMHDNAPIVSQNIPVSSPMSISPHAPPPQQQHPQPAHPQPHPQHHQQYLHMMQHQQQQQHQQQQQHQQQRYDPTPRTAYLPPEYQQSTFPAHHHMPEGQSMMVSYHPNFQYKPPARILNQPEGTDWGFLGVG, via the exons atgGCTCCCGGCACCGGACGCGATTTCAACTGCTCGTGGGAGCATTGTGGCAAG TCGTTTAATCGCAAGTCGGATCTCTGCCGCCATTATCGCATCCACACCAACGAGCGGCCCTATAATTGCGACGTAGAGGGCTGTAACAAGAGTTTCATCCAGCGCAGTGCCCTGACCGTCCACTCGCGAACCCACACGGGCGAAAAGCCGCATGTCTGCGACCAGGAAGGCTGCCAGAAGGCCTTCTCCGAT TCATCCAGTCTAGCTCGCCACCGGCGCATTCATACGGGCAAGCGCCCCTACATCTGCCAGGAGCCGAGTTGTGAACGAAG TTTCTGTCGCAAGACCACCCTCACCAAACACCAGCATCGCTCGCACCCACCCGGGTCGCAGAGTCGACCATCCTCCGAAGAAACCGCTTCGCCGCACTCGTACACGCATCATCCCCCGGGAACGCTGTCCATGCCACCCAACGAACAGTACATGCTCGCGCAGCAGCCCTATTACCCGCAGGCGACGCCGACTCCCGCGCACGAGTTCTACTCCCCGCCGCAGAGCGTTCCCATGAACTCGGTGCCGATGCACGACAACGCGCCGATCGTCTCGCAGAACATCCCCGTCTCGTCGCCGATGAGCATCTCGCCGcatgcgccgccgccgcagcaacaacatCCGCAGCCCGCGCACCCGCAACCACATccgcaacaccaccaacagTATCTCCACATGATgcaacaccagcagcagcaacaacaccagcaacaacaacaacaccagcagcagcgctACGACCCGACCCCCCGTACGGCCTACCTGCCGCCGGAATACCAGCAGTCTACGTTCCCTGCTCACCACCATATGCCTGAGGGCCAGTCTATGATGGTGTCCTACCATCCTAATTTCCAGTATAAACCCCCTGCCCGGATCTTGAATCAACCGGAGGGGACTGACTGGGGTTTTCTGGGGGTAGGCTGA
- a CDS encoding uncharacterized protein (ID:PFLUO_009015-T1.cds;~source:funannotate), with product MSRDGQDNICILVTGANSGLGFSICCRLADEFLSSHPDPLHTLTVIFTTRSARKAQDTQKRLEAHLRAAAPSLSAAARVQFVPENVDLGDLVSVRDLSRRLVRTLSKLDAIVLNAGIGGWSGIDWPRAIWGVCTDLMQQVTWPTFKISPVGVVTDKQTDEKEDEPPLGATFCANVFGHYMLAHNVASLLKRGSNGPGRIVWVSSIEATTKAFDVEDIQGLRNATPYESSKALTDILALTSNLPSTAPWAVDSFLQSDPGVPDVTPNMYVSHPGICATAIVPLALPLVYAMVAAFWLARMLGSPWHTLSTYTGAASPVFLALSPQDAIDAADAPYHQAGGGRPKWGSSASRLGRGSVVCTEIDGWGYGGVVGGAVVEADRLRRRKRGAVDLTREEREKFEELGRQCWKQMEELRVKWESILDRAEARRQV from the exons ATGAGTCGCGACGGGCAGGACAACATCTGCATCCTCGTCACCGGTGCGAACAG CGGCCTCGGGTTCTCAATATGCTGCCGACTCGCCGATGAATTCCTCTCCTCACACCCCGACCCTTTGCACACCCTCACCGTGATCTTCACTACGCGGAGCGCACGTAAAGCTCAAGATACCCAAAAACGGCTGGAAGCGCACCTCCGCGCGGCAGCACCGTCCCTATCCGCCGCTGCGCGCGTCCAATTCGTCCCTGAGAATGTCGACCTGGGCGACCTGGTCTCCGTGCGGGACCTTTCTCGGCGGCTGGTGCGCACTCTGTCCAAACTCGACGCGATTGTCCTCAATGCCGGCATAGGCGGCTGGTCCGGGATTGACTGGCCACGTGCTATATGGGGCGTGTGCACCGATCTCATGCAGCAGGTGACCTGGCCCACGTTCAAGATTTCTCCCGTCGGCGTGGTGACCGACAAGCAAAcagacgagaaggaggacgagcCGCCGCTCGGCGCGACCTTTTGCGCTAATGTGTTCGGGCACTACATGCTCGCGCACAATGTCGCATCGCTGCTGAAACGGGGGTCCAATGGGCCCGGCCGAATTGTGTGGGTATCTAGCATTGAGGCAACCACCAAAGCGTTCGACGTCGAAGATATCCAGGGTCTACGGAATGCAACGCCATACGAGTCCTCCAAGGCCCTTACGGATATCCTGGCCCTGACCTCCAATCTACCTAGCACGGCACCCTGGGCCGTGGACAGTTTCCTCCAGTCGGACCCTGGCGTCCCCGATGTCACCCCGAACATGTATGTCTCCCACCCGGGGATCTGCGCAACCGCAATCGTTCCCCTCGCGCTGCCCCTGGTGTATGCTATGGTAGCCGCCTTCTGGCTCGCACGCATGCTAGGCTCTCCCTGGCACACGCTGTCCACCTACACCGGCGCCGCTTCGCCGGTTTTCCTCGCGCTGTCGCCGCAGGATGCCATCGATGCTGCCGACGCGCCCTATCACCAAGCTGGCGGCGGGAGACCCAAATGGGGCTCGTCAGCTTCTCGACTTGGTCGTGGCAGCGTCGTCTGCACCGAAATTGATGGTTGGGGGTATGGCGGTGTTGTGGGCGGAGCTGTCGTCGAGGCTGATCGGCTGCGGAGGAGAAAACGAGGCGCCGTGGACCTTACTCGCGAAGAGCGGGAGAAGTTTGAGGAGCTTGGGCGTCAGTGTTGGAAGCAGATGGAGGAGTTGCGGGTGAAGTGGGAGTCCATCTTGGATCGCGCCGAGGCGCGGCGTCAAGTATGA